A stretch of Cyanobacterium sp. HL-69 DNA encodes these proteins:
- the fmt gene encoding methionyl-tRNA formyltransferase Fmt produces MRVVFFGTPDFAVATLSKLLSNENHQVIAVVTQPDKRRGRGSKMIPSPIKKIALQHNLPVWQPNRIKKDQDTLELLEATQADVFVVVAYGQILSSQILQMPKHGCINVHGSILPQYRGAAPIQWSIYDGKKETGITTMLMDEGMDTGAMLLTATTPISLFDNSDTLAQKLATQGADLLLETLAKLPEINPIAQDDNLATYARLIDKEDYPIDWTKSASQIHNQIRAFYPNCFTTFRQQKLKVSASFPLTDIENIEFPPEFTKIKSYLSDINSVKGGVGKVVKTIKNFGFVVQTGSGLLLILEVQLAGKKLQSAWNFINGTRLELGEYLG; encoded by the coding sequence ATGCGCGTCGTCTTTTTTGGTACACCAGATTTTGCCGTTGCCACCCTTTCCAAACTATTATCCAACGAAAATCATCAAGTAATTGCTGTCGTCACCCAACCAGATAAACGTCGGGGCAGAGGAAGTAAAATGATTCCCTCCCCCATCAAAAAAATAGCACTGCAACATAATCTCCCCGTTTGGCAACCAAATCGCATTAAAAAAGATCAAGATACCCTAGAATTATTAGAAGCTACCCAGGCAGATGTTTTTGTAGTCGTTGCCTATGGGCAAATTTTATCATCCCAAATACTCCAGATGCCTAAACATGGATGTATCAATGTTCACGGCTCAATTTTACCTCAATATCGAGGTGCTGCCCCTATTCAGTGGAGTATCTATGATGGCAAAAAAGAAACAGGCATCACTACCATGTTAATGGATGAGGGTATGGACACAGGGGCAATGTTACTCACTGCCACTACTCCCATTTCTTTGTTTGACAATAGTGATACCCTCGCCCAAAAACTAGCCACCCAAGGTGCTGATTTACTGTTAGAAACCCTTGCCAAACTTCCAGAAATCAATCCCATTGCCCAAGATGATAACCTTGCCACCTATGCCAGATTAATTGATAAGGAAGATTATCCCATTGATTGGACAAAATCTGCCTCACAAATTCATAATCAAATTAGGGCTTTTTATCCCAACTGTTTTACTACTTTTAGGCAACAAAAATTAAAAGTTAGCGCTAGTTTTCCCCTCACAGACATAGAAAATATTGAATTTCCCCCAGAATTTACCAAAATAAAATCTTACCTATCTGATATAAATTCAGTAAAAGGAGGAGTGGGAAAAGTGGTAAAAACTATCAAAAATTTTGGTTTTGTAGTTCAAACAGGCTCAGGTTTGCTATTAATATTAGAGGTACAATTAGCAGGTAAAAAGTTACAATCTGCTTGGAATTTTATTAATGGCACTCGTTTGGAATTAGGGGAATATTTGGGCTAA
- a CDS encoding Acetyl-CoA synthetase (ADP-forming) alpha and beta chains, putative: MRTDKAHDIMRTYYNPLKFMFAPKSVALIGATEKEGSVGRTLLWNLISHPFGGTVFPVNPKRKSILGIRAYPSLKELPESVDLAIIATPAPTVPALIRECVETGVKGAIIISAGFKEIGAEGIKLEQEILREAKKGNLRIIGPNCLGLICPSSGLNASFASTSPGLGNVGFISQSGAFCTSILDWSLQENLGFSAFVSIGSMLDVNWGDLIYYLGDDPQTESIVIYMESIGNARDFISAAREVALTKPIIVIKGGRTEEAAKAAASHTGALTSSDEVLASAFRRCGVVQVDTISEIFNMAELLAKQPRPKGKNLTILTNAGGPGVLATDALTWGRGKLTHLSEETIKKLDAILPLHWSRSNPIDILGDATPQRYAEALEIASQDDNSDGLLVILTPQDMTDPTTTAEALLEVAKKIKHKPILASWMGGSTVATGREILNHANVYTQSYPDDAARLFNLMWRYSNNLNALYETPSFADSQELIDRPLASKIIGHAQATGRILLTEYESKQLLKAYGIPTVETRIALNTEEAGAIASKIGYPVVLKLHSETITHKTDVGGVKLNLGDEEAVIRAFETIKNGVSENDFLGVTVQPMVDLTGYELILGSSDDPQFGSVLLFGTGGELVEVFKDQALGLPPLNTTLARRLIERTNIFTALQGIRGRKPVNIAQLEQILVLFSQLVIEQPFIKEIDINPLLANEDELISLDARVLLYPPETKLEDIPSPAIRPYPIQYISHHTLNNGDRFTIRPIRPEDEPKIVNFCTALSEQSVYFRFFHSISRQSLISHERLARICFIDYDREIALVACDNMGEIRAIARLSRLHGDLESAEIGLLIKDNYQHQGLGTLLTQSMINIAHQEGIKYLRADMLMDNHAMQNLCRKLGFELHSQDHLVRAILTMEN, encoded by the coding sequence ATGAGAACAGATAAAGCCCATGATATCATGCGCACTTATTACAATCCCCTCAAGTTTATGTTTGCACCCAAATCGGTAGCATTAATTGGGGCAACGGAAAAAGAAGGTAGTGTTGGGCGTACCCTACTTTGGAATTTAATTAGTCATCCTTTTGGGGGTACGGTTTTTCCTGTTAACCCCAAACGTAAAAGTATTTTGGGTATTAGGGCTTATCCTAGTCTCAAGGAGTTACCAGAATCGGTAGATTTAGCCATTATTGCCACCCCAGCGCCCACGGTACCTGCTTTGATTCGTGAGTGTGTGGAAACGGGGGTCAAAGGAGCGATTATTATTTCTGCGGGGTTTAAGGAAATTGGGGCTGAGGGGATAAAGTTGGAGCAGGAAATATTAAGGGAAGCAAAAAAAGGTAATTTACGAATAATAGGTCCCAATTGTTTGGGCTTAATCTGTCCTTCTTCTGGATTAAATGCTAGTTTTGCTAGTACTAGCCCTGGCCTTGGCAATGTGGGCTTTATCAGTCAGAGTGGGGCTTTTTGTACTTCGATTTTGGATTGGAGTTTGCAGGAAAATTTGGGTTTTAGTGCTTTTGTGTCCATCGGTTCGATGTTGGATGTTAATTGGGGGGATTTAATTTATTATTTGGGGGATGATCCTCAAACTGAGAGTATCGTTATTTATATGGAGTCCATCGGTAATGCGAGGGATTTTATTTCGGCGGCGCGGGAGGTGGCTTTAACTAAGCCGATAATTGTCATTAAGGGGGGACGTACGGAGGAGGCGGCTAAGGCGGCAGCTTCCCATACAGGGGCGTTGACTAGCAGTGATGAGGTGTTGGCTTCTGCTTTTCGGCGGTGCGGAGTTGTACAGGTAGATACTATCAGCGAGATTTTTAATATGGCGGAGTTGTTGGCGAAGCAGCCACGCCCGAAGGGTAAGAATTTGACTATTTTAACTAATGCTGGAGGCCCGGGGGTATTGGCGACGGATGCGCTGACTTGGGGGAGGGGTAAGTTAACCCATTTGAGTGAGGAAACTATTAAAAAATTGGATGCTATTTTACCTCTCCATTGGAGTCGTAGTAATCCTATTGATATTTTGGGTGATGCTACCCCCCAAAGGTATGCCGAGGCTTTGGAAATTGCATCGCAGGATGATAATAGTGATGGGTTATTGGTTATTTTAACTCCTCAGGATATGACTGATCCTACTACGACGGCGGAGGCTTTGTTGGAGGTGGCAAAAAAAATTAAACATAAGCCTATTTTGGCGAGTTGGATGGGGGGTAGCACGGTGGCGACGGGGAGAGAAATACTGAATCATGCTAATGTTTACACCCAGAGTTATCCTGATGATGCTGCACGGTTGTTTAATTTGATGTGGCGTTATAGTAATAATCTTAATGCTCTCTATGAGACTCCTAGTTTTGCTGATTCTCAGGAGTTGATCGATCGCCCTTTAGCCTCTAAAATAATTGGTCATGCTCAAGCTACGGGGCGCATTTTGCTAACGGAATATGAGTCGAAACAGTTACTCAAAGCCTATGGCATCCCCACGGTGGAAACTCGTATCGCTCTTAATACTGAGGAAGCAGGGGCGATCGCCTCTAAAATCGGTTATCCTGTGGTGCTTAAATTGCATTCTGAGACTATTACCCATAAAACTGATGTGGGGGGTGTTAAGTTAAATTTGGGGGATGAAGAAGCCGTTATAAGAGCCTTCGAGACCATAAAAAATGGGGTCAGTGAAAACGACTTTTTGGGGGTGACGGTGCAACCCATGGTTGACCTCACGGGTTATGAATTAATTTTGGGTAGTAGTGATGATCCTCAATTTGGCTCGGTGTTATTATTTGGCACAGGGGGCGAATTGGTGGAGGTATTTAAGGATCAAGCCCTTGGTTTACCGCCCCTAAATACGACTCTGGCACGGCGTTTAATCGAGCGTACTAATATATTTACTGCCCTACAGGGGATAAGGGGTAGAAAACCTGTAAATATTGCCCAATTAGAGCAAATTTTGGTGTTGTTTAGTCAATTAGTAATCGAACAACCTTTTATCAAGGAAATCGATATAAATCCTCTCCTTGCCAATGAAGATGAGTTGATAAGTTTGGATGCAAGGGTGTTGTTATATCCCCCCGAGACGAAACTAGAAGATATACCCAGCCCTGCCATTCGTCCTTATCCCATTCAATATATCAGTCATCATACCTTGAATAATGGCGATCGCTTTACCATCCGCCCCATCCGCCCAGAAGATGAACCAAAGATAGTTAATTTTTGTACCGCATTGTCTGAGCAATCGGTATATTTTCGCTTTTTCCACTCCATCAGTCGTCAATCTTTGATTTCCCATGAGCGTTTAGCCCGTATTTGTTTTATTGACTATGATCGAGAGATTGCTTTAGTAGCTTGTGATAATATGGGTGAAATAAGGGCGATCGCACGGTTAAGCAGACTTCATGGAGACTTAGAATCCGCTGAAATTGGTTTATTAATCAAAGATAACTATCAACATCAGGGCTTAGGTACCTTACTAACCCAAAGCATGATTAATATTGCCCACCAAGAAGGCATTAAATATCTCAGGGCTGATATGCTAATGGACAACCACGCCATGCAAAATCTTTGTCGTAAACTCGGTTTTGAATTGCATAGTCAAGATCATTTAGTTCGAGCAATTTTGACCATGGAAAATTAA